GCAGGTTCAGCGCAATCCCTGGGAGCAGTTCGCGGAAGAGCACAAGGTTGGCTCGATCGTGGAAGGCGAGATCCGCAACATCACCGAGTTCGGCCTGTTCATCGGCCTGTCCGCGGACATCGACGGCATGGTTCACATGTCCGACCTGTCATGGGACGAAGCTGGCGAAGAAGCCATGAAGAACTACGAAAAGGGTCAGGTCGTTCAGGCCAAGGTCCTCGACGTGGATGTCGAGAAAGAGCGTATCTCCCTCGGTATCAAGCAGCTTCAGGAAGATCCTGCCGCTGACGTCCTGACGGGCGTGCAGAAGGGCGCGATCGTGACCTGCGTGGTGACGGCGGTTCAGACCAACGGCATCGAAGTCAAGGTCGACGACGTTCTGTCCGGCTTCATCCGTCGCACGGAACTGGCTCGTGACAAGGCTGAGCAGCGTCCGGAGCGTTTCGCCGTCGGTGAGCGCGTCGATGCGAAGGTTGTCTCGGTTGACCGTGCAGCCCGCAAGCTTGCCCTGACCATCCGTGGTCGTGAGCAGGACGAAGACAAGCAGGCCATCAACGAGTATGGCTCTTCTGACAGCGGTGCGTCGCTGGGTGACATCCTCAGCGCAGCCATCCGTCGTCGGAGTGCTGACGCCTGATTAAGGCTATCTTAGTCTGACTATGGAAAATGGCATCTCGATTGAGATGCCATTTTTTTTGTACACGATCGGTAAGTGATTGAAGCGCAGGTCTTTTGCCGGGCAGGTGTTTGCGGTAAAGTCTCAAAAAGAATTGATGTTCGATCTGTGTAGTTATTCAGGGAAGGCGAAGACGGAAACGTCGGCGTAGGTCAATGGCAGTCATATACAATACGAACTACACGCATAATCCGAACTACTACCTTACGCTTGCCTTTGAACGAGCTGCCAAAACAGTGCTTGGTGACAGCAATGTTGTCGTTGCTGATAATATGTCTCTTGCTGGTCTGGCTGCGCAGGGCGAACATGACGTTCTGATCTGCATTGACGGCCAGCGCATCAACCTGGAGTTGATGCGTCGGGTCAGGCCTGCCTTCAAGACAATGATTTTCTGGGCGTTTGAAGACCCGTTCATGGTGTCCTTCAATGTCGATAACATCGGTCTCTTCGACTACGTCTTTACGAACGATCCTTCCTGTGTCGATTTTTATCAGGGCAAGGGGCATTACCTGCCTCTGGCGGCCAGTCTTTCACTGCATGAACGCAAGGTGAAGACCGCAGCCGATCTCGATTACGATATCTTCTTCGCCGGTACGATGTGGCCGAATCGCGTCGAAACCCTTCGTCGTGTCATCACGGCCTTCCCGGACGCCAGAATCAAGCTTGTCTGCCCAGGTAACGAATATCTGCCGCCTCTGCCTGCCGACCTTGTGGATCTAGCGATCCAGCGCCCCATCAGCCATGAAGCCTTTATCGACTTCGCCAATGCCAGCGCGGTGACGCTCACCATGTTCCGTGACTACGCCAGTCATGGTGACGTCGGGCAGGCCACAGCCCCTGGACCGCGATTCTACGAGCTTGGGCTTGCCGGCACGGCTCAGGTTGTCGAAGCGGGCGAGCAGCTTGATGAGCGTTACATCCATGAAGTCGCCGGTGCGAGCATGTCGCGTTCGGTCGAGGGTGTGATCGAGCATATTGCCGCCCTGCTGGCCAACAAATCTCTTCGCCGCAAGCAGGCGACGGCCGCCCAGAAAGCCGTTCTGGATGCTCACCTGTATGATCATCGTCTGCGGAAGATGATGGAAGTGACGGGTGCCGATTTTGGCCGTCATGTCGTTTCCAAAGAAACATCCGTTCCTGCGCGTCGTGGCCGTCTGCGTGTGCTGATGTGCACTCACTCCACAATTCATGAGCAGGCCTGGGGCGGGGTTGAGGTCTATCAGCAGACCATCGCCTCCATGCTGTTGCGTGACGTTGAATTCTTCTACTGGCTGCACCGTGACGGTATGTGCCGCCTGACAGATGCCAGCGGTCGTGAGATCGAGAGCTTTGATGTGCCCGACACGGGCTGGCTCGACACGATGTGCGACGGTCCGGAGGAGATGGCGTTCTCAGCCGCGATCAGTCAGTACAACTTTGACATCGTGCATTTCCAGCATCTGGGGCATCACTGTCTCTCTCTTCCCATCATCGCCAAGGCGAATGGTGTCGGCGTCGTGTTCTCGGCGCATGACTTTTTCCTGCTGTCGTCCCGCTACAACCTGCTGAACCACGAGCTTCGCTATTGCGAGGAAGAGGTGAAGTGGGTGCTGGCCGCCGATATTTCCATGAAACGCTCTGACAATGTCGAGTTCGGTGGCGAGCAGACACGTCGCGCGTTTGTTTCGAAAATGCTTGAGTCGGTGGATGTGATCCTGTTCGGGACGCGACACTCACATGACCTGACCCACGAAATCTATCCGCACCTTGAGAAGAAAGTCAGCCTGACGCTGGGTATTCCTTCTCCGGAACCCACGTCTCCCATCGCGCCAAAAACCTATGAGCCGCTGAATGGCCGTCGCCTGGGTGTTGCCGTGATTGGTAACTTCCTGCGCACCAAGGGTGCGGATGCTGTTCTCAGCATCATCGAGATGGCCAATTCCGATCTCTTCGAGTTCCATATCTTTGGATATGTCCATCCGGAGTATGAAGGTATTCTCAACAATATGCACAAAACCAATGTGCATGTTTACGGGCGTTATTCCGCTGGTGATGTCGAGGCTCTGAAGATCGCGGATGTGGCGCTCAACCTGTCGATCTGGCCCGAAACCTACTGTATTTCACTCTCCGAATCCTGGCAGAGTGGCCTTATCCCCATTGTTACGGATGTTGGTGCGCTTGGCGACCGTGTCGAAGACGGCGTCAACGGATTCAAGGTTCCTATCGGCAGCCCCGCAGACGTTCTGCAGCGTCTTGAACTGATCCGCTGCAGCGAAGCGGTTCGCAAGGATCTGATGGCGAATATCGGACCGCATCTGTGGACTGACGCCCGCGAGTATGGCGATGCGCTGCTTCAGCTTTATCGGGATGTGGCGCCTCGCCGCGACATGGGCAGCAGCAATGTGCAGTTCGATGTGGGGCAGGTGCATCTGCTGCCGCATGCTTCCTGGAAAAATCAGGCTCCGCCGCGCCATATCTTCGATCCACCGACAACGCGTGATCTGTCCATCGAGCTTCCGGAAACGGTCACGGACTGGTATTCGATTCAGGGTGCGGAATATTACATCGACGATGTCTGCCGCCATGTCTTCGCCGAGTATGAAGATGAAGATTTCGTCGCGGCAGGAGAGTTCCACATTCGCGGATGGTATGTGGTGCCGGGTGTTTCCGGTTCCGGGCACCTCTATACGGTTCTGATGGGTGAGGAGGATATCCCGCCGATCTTTATCCCGACGCAACGTGAAGTCCGTTCGGATGTTACGGGTCTGTTCCCTGGCGCGCCCCGCCGTTCAGGGTTTTCCGCACAGGTTGCCCTGCGTGGAAAATGGTGTGAGGGGGTCTTCCGCATCGGCCTCGTCAATGTCGTGCATGGCAAGGGCGCATTCCAGCTGACGTCCGTACAGATCGAGGTTGAGGGCGGCCGTATTGTCAGTATCGCTCGCCTGCCCCCTTCGAACGGTCAGATCCTGCGTGATTTCGAGCGCGTCTCGGAAAGCGATGGTGTGCTGAGAGGCGTCAAGCTCTGTGCGCTCGGCAGCGTGGTTGGCCAGCAATACAAAGGCGAACTGCAATATTACATTGATCACTTCAGCGGCCTGATCGAGGACGGTGGCCACCATGAAAGGGATCTGCCGGAAAGCGACCTGATCATTCGGGGCTGGGCATTCCTGCG
The Acetobacter aceti genome window above contains:
- a CDS encoding glycosyltransferase; translated protein: MAVIYNTNYTHNPNYYLTLAFERAAKTVLGDSNVVVADNMSLAGLAAQGEHDVLICIDGQRINLELMRRVRPAFKTMIFWAFEDPFMVSFNVDNIGLFDYVFTNDPSCVDFYQGKGHYLPLAASLSLHERKVKTAADLDYDIFFAGTMWPNRVETLRRVITAFPDARIKLVCPGNEYLPPLPADLVDLAIQRPISHEAFIDFANASAVTLTMFRDYASHGDVGQATAPGPRFYELGLAGTAQVVEAGEQLDERYIHEVAGASMSRSVEGVIEHIAALLANKSLRRKQATAAQKAVLDAHLYDHRLRKMMEVTGADFGRHVVSKETSVPARRGRLRVLMCTHSTIHEQAWGGVEVYQQTIASMLLRDVEFFYWLHRDGMCRLTDASGREIESFDVPDTGWLDTMCDGPEEMAFSAAISQYNFDIVHFQHLGHHCLSLPIIAKANGVGVVFSAHDFFLLSSRYNLLNHELRYCEEEVKWVLAADISMKRSDNVEFGGEQTRRAFVSKMLESVDVILFGTRHSHDLTHEIYPHLEKKVSLTLGIPSPEPTSPIAPKTYEPLNGRRLGVAVIGNFLRTKGADAVLSIIEMANSDLFEFHIFGYVHPEYEGILNNMHKTNVHVYGRYSAGDVEALKIADVALNLSIWPETYCISLSESWQSGLIPIVTDVGALGDRVEDGVNGFKVPIGSPADVLQRLELIRCSEAVRKDLMANIGPHLWTDAREYGDALLQLYRDVAPRRDMGSSNVQFDVGQVHLLPHASWKNQAPPRHIFDPPTTRDLSIELPETVTDWYSIQGAEYYIDDVCRHVFAEYEDEDFVAAGEFHIRGWYVVPGVSGSGHLYTVLMGEEDIPPIFIPTQREVRSDVTGLFPGAPRRSGFSAQVALRGKWCEGVFRIGLVNVVHGKGAFQLTSVQIEVEGGRIVSIARLPPSNGQILRDFERVSESDGVLRGVKLCALGSVVGQQYKGELQYYIDHFSGLIEDGGHHERDLPESDLIIRGWAFLRGLSRAGQVYVVLVNEETGAPIFMATSRLIRQDVQTIFHDAPLCVGFVGNLSLKRGFNETLNGWHRIGLLNVVGDEVGFQATGIRILCEDNQVRTVEESAPVKTVVEYCAETVRDLVEH